CCAGACACGCGATATCACCAAGCACATCGCCCGCCGTGGCCACGCCCAGAATGGATTTTTGCCCCAACGCAGTGGTCACACTGACCTCGGCCGTGCCGGACGAGACGATTAAAAGCGTCAGGCCGGGATCGCCAAAGCGAAACACAACATCTTTTTTCTTGTAGTTGCGGGCGTGTCCGCGCTGACGCAGCCGATCCAGCGCCCCGGCGCCAAGAGAACTTAGAACCATGAAATCCCCAACATAAGGTCATCCCAGATTAGGCATAGACGTTACAAGGTCAACCGATTGCCGGTCGCAACCGATCAACTATCACGTGTCAGCCATGCAAACGAAAAATGCCCCGAGCAAGCAAAGCTCGGGGCATTTTTATGTTTCTCATCTGGCAGTCGGGTTGTTACCCGCCGAAATCATCCAACATGATGTCTTCGCGATCGACGCCCATTTCCACCAGCATGTTGATCACAGACTGGTTCATGATGGGCGGGCCACACATGTAGTATTCACAATCTTCAGGTGCCGGGTGGTTCTTCAGATACTCATCGTAAAGGACGTTGTGGATGAAGCCGGTATAGCCGCCCCAATCGTCCTCGGGCAGAGCATCTGACAGGGCGACATGCCATGTGAAGTTCGGGAACTCTTTTGCCAGTTCGTCGAAATCTTCAACAAAGAACATCTCGCGCTTCGAGCGTGCGCCGTACCAGAACGTAATCTTGCGATCTTTGTTCTTCAAGCGCTTCAGCTGATCGAAGATGTGGCTACGCATCGGCGCCATGCCAGCCCCACCGCCGACGAACACCATTTCTTTTTCGGTCTCACGGGCGAAAAATTCGCCAAACGGACCGGAAATAGTAACCTTGTCGCCCGGCTTCAGGTTGAAGATATAAGACGACATCTGGCCCGGCGGAATGCCCTCGGAACCCGGAGGAGGCGAGGCCACACGGACGTTCAGCATGATCATGCCTTTCTCGTCCGGATAGTTCGCCATCGAATATGCACGTTCAATCGGCTCGGTCACGACCGACTTGTATTGCCACAGATTGAACTTGTCCCAATCTTCGCGGTACTCGTTCTCCACGTCAAAGTCAGTGTAATTGACTTGGTGGGCCGGAGCTTCGATCTGGATGTAGCCACCAGCGCGGAAGTTTACGTCTTCGCCTTCGGGCAGGTCCAGAACCAGCGCTTTGATGAAGGTTGCGACGTTCTCGTTGGAACGTACTGTACATTCCCACTTCTTAACGCCGAAGACCTCTTCCGGGACTTCAATTTCCATGTCCTGCTTCACGGCCACCTGACAGGACAGGCGGTCGCCACACGCCGCTTCACGCTTGGTGATGTGGCTTTCCTCGGTCGGCAGGATCGAGCCGCCACCGGAATGGATTTTCACGCGGCACTGTGCACAGGTACCGCCACCGCCACAGGCCGAGGGCACGAACAGCTGTTGTTCTGCCAGTGTCTGCAACAGCTTGCCGCCGGCTGGGACCGAGATGGTCTTCTCGCCGTTCACAACGATATTTACGTTACCCGTGGACACCAGCTTGGACCGCGCGGCCAGAATGATCGAGACCAACGCCAGTACGATCAGGGTGAAAAGGATAATGCCAAGGCTAAAGGTTGCCATAATCTCTATCCCCTCAGAGTTTCACGCCAGAGAAGGACATGAAGGCCATTGCCATCAGTCCTGCGGTGATGAAGGTGATCCCCAGCCCTTGCAGGCCATCCGGGATATCCGAATATTTCAGCTTTTCGCGCACACCTGCCATCGCGGTGATGGCCAGTGCCCAGCCGAAGCCCGACGAGATGCCGTAGGTCACTGATTCTGCGAAGTCATAGCTGCGTTCGACCATGAACAGCGAGCCACCCAAGATGGCGCAGTTCACCGTAATCAGCGGCAGGAACACACCCAGCGCGTTGTAAAGCGGCGGGAAGTACTTATCCAAAACCATCTCGAGGATCTGCACCAGCGCGGCGATCACGCCGATATAGGAAATCAGGCCGAGGAATGTCAGGTCCACATCCGCGAACCCTGCCCAGCTGAGCGCACCGGGCGCCAGCAGGTAGGTCAGGATCAAGTTGTTGGCCGGTACGGTGATCGACTGCACGACCATGACCGAGATGCCCAGACCAATCGCGGTCGAGATCTTCTTCGAGACGGCGATGAAGGTACACATGCCAAGAAAGAAGGACAGGGCCAGGTTTTCAACGAAGATCGCCTTCACGGCGAGGGAAAGGAGCGCTTCCATCAGTGGGCCTCGACCGTTTGAATTTTGTATTCACGTTCTTCGACCTGACCGGGTTTCCATGTACGGAAGGCCCAGATGATCAGACCAATGATGAAGAACGCCGACGGGGGCAGCAGCAGCAAGCCGTTGGGCACGTACCAGCCACCGTTGTTCACGGTTTCCAGAATGGTCACACCAAACAGGCTGCCCGAGCCGAAAAGCTCGCGGATCACGCCGACCAGCATCAGGATCAGACCATAGCCCAGCCCGTTGCCGACGCCGTCAATGAAGCTGTCGATGGGGCCGTTCTTCATGGCGAAGGCCTCGGCGCGGCCCATCACGATACAGTTGGTGATGATCAGGCCCACGAAGACCGACAGGGTTTTCGATATCTCATATGCGAAGGCTTTCAGCACCTGATCCACCAGAATAACCAGCGAGGCGATGATCACCATCTGAACGATAATCCGGATCGATCCGGGGATCTGGCTGCGGATCATCGAAATGAACATGGACGAGAACGCTGTCACCAAGGTCACCGCGATGGCCATGACGAAAGCCACCTGAAGCGACGAGGTCACCGCCAGCGCCGAACAGATCCCCAACACCTGAAGGGTGATCGGGTTGTTGTCGACCAACGGGTCGATCAGCATCTCTCTGCGTTTATGGGCCATTAGATATCCCCCGCTTTCAGATTTGCCAGGAAGGGCGCATAACCGCTTTCACCCATCCAGAAATTCAGAAGGTTATGCACACCCGCCGTGGTCAGGGTCGCCCCAGCCAGCGCGTCGATGTGATAATCAGCACCCGCCGCAGGCGCGGTTTTGGTCACGCTGATCTGAAGCTGCCCACTTTCATCGGCCAGTTTCTTGCCGTTCCACAAGGACTTCCAGCGCGGGTTATCAACCTCGGCACCCAGACCCGGGGTCTCGGCGTGTTCATAAAATTGCAGTGCGAAGATGTCGTTGCCGTTCTCTTCCAGTGCAATGAAACCGTAAAGCGTCGACCACAGGCCATAACCGTGGATCGGCAGGATCACCTTGTCGATCTCGCCTGCATCGTCGCGCAGCAGATAGACGGTGACGAATTTGCCCTGACGCACGATGCCTGCTGGGTCTTCGTCCAGTGCGACCGAAGTTGCGGGATCATCCGCCGCGTCGCGATCATCAAAGCTGGCAGGATCGAAGGCGTCGGTGAAGGCGCCGGTTTCCAATTCCAGAATGCGCGGTTCGAACGCTTGGAAGCTTTCGACCACATCTTGGTCGGGATCATAGATGCCCGCGACCTGCAGAATGTTGATCTGCTTGTCTTTCAGCGCGTTGACCTCTTGCAGCGGGCGCAGGGCGACAGCTGCGGCCGACACGATCATCGAGGCCACAAGGCACAGCGCGACAGCCACGAAGACCGTTTTGCCAACCGAGTCGGCAGGCGCATCAAGGAAACGGCGGATGGGGCCTTTTTTGGTGTTCAGATCGTTATCAGACATGGCGTTTTGCCCTGCGTTTGATGTTGGCCTGAACGACGAAATAGTCGATCAGCGGAGCGAAGACGTTGCCGAACAGGATCGCCAGCATCATGCCTTCCGGGAAAGCCGGGTTGATAACGCGGATCATCACGACCATGAAGCCGATCAGCGCGCCATAGATATAGCGGCCCGTGTTGGTGTGTGCGCCTGAAACAGGCTCGGTCACCATGAAGACCAGACCGAAAGCATAACCACCCAGCACAAGGTGCCAATACCATGGCATGGCGAACATCGGGTTGGTGTCGGAACCAATGGCGTTCAGCAGAAGCGAGAAACCGATCATCCCCGCCAGACAGCCCACCACCATGCGGTAGTTGGCGATCTTGGTGACCAGAAGGAAGATCAGACCAAGGATACAGGCCAGGGTCGAGGTCTCGCCCATCGAGCCGGGAATGAAGCCATAGAAGCTGTCCCACCAGGTGAT
The Aliiroseovarius pelagivivens DNA segment above includes these coding regions:
- the nqrF gene encoding NADH:ubiquinone reductase (Na(+)-transporting) subunit F, which gives rise to MATFSLGIILFTLIVLALVSIILAARSKLVSTGNVNIVVNGEKTISVPAGGKLLQTLAEQQLFVPSACGGGGTCAQCRVKIHSGGGSILPTEESHITKREAACGDRLSCQVAVKQDMEIEVPEEVFGVKKWECTVRSNENVATFIKALVLDLPEGEDVNFRAGGYIQIEAPAHQVNYTDFDVENEYREDWDKFNLWQYKSVVTEPIERAYSMANYPDEKGMIMLNVRVASPPPGSEGIPPGQMSSYIFNLKPGDKVTISGPFGEFFARETEKEMVFVGGGAGMAPMRSHIFDQLKRLKNKDRKITFWYGARSKREMFFVEDFDELAKEFPNFTWHVALSDALPEDDWGGYTGFIHNVLYDEYLKNHPAPEDCEYYMCGPPIMNQSVINMLVEMGVDREDIMLDDFGG
- the nqrE gene encoding NADH:ubiquinone reductase (Na(+)-transporting) subunit E; protein product: MEALLSLAVKAIFVENLALSFFLGMCTFIAVSKKISTAIGLGISVMVVQSITVPANNLILTYLLAPGALSWAGFADVDLTFLGLISYIGVIAALVQILEMVLDKYFPPLYNALGVFLPLITVNCAILGGSLFMVERSYDFAESVTYGISSGFGWALAITAMAGVREKLKYSDIPDGLQGLGITFITAGLMAMAFMSFSGVKL
- a CDS encoding NADH:ubiquinone reductase (Na(+)-transporting) subunit D, which codes for MAHKRREMLIDPLVDNNPITLQVLGICSALAVTSSLQVAFVMAIAVTLVTAFSSMFISMIRSQIPGSIRIIVQMVIIASLVILVDQVLKAFAYEISKTLSVFVGLIITNCIVMGRAEAFAMKNGPIDSFIDGVGNGLGYGLILMLVGVIRELFGSGSLFGVTILETVNNGGWYVPNGLLLLPPSAFFIIGLIIWAFRTWKPGQVEEREYKIQTVEAH
- a CDS encoding Na(+)-translocating NADH-quinone reductase subunit C, which translates into the protein MSDNDLNTKKGPIRRFLDAPADSVGKTVFVAVALCLVASMIVSAAAVALRPLQEVNALKDKQINILQVAGIYDPDQDVVESFQAFEPRILELETGAFTDAFDPASFDDRDAADDPATSVALDEDPAGIVRQGKFVTVYLLRDDAGEIDKVILPIHGYGLWSTLYGFIALEENGNDIFALQFYEHAETPGLGAEVDNPRWKSLWNGKKLADESGQLQISVTKTAPAAGADYHIDALAGATLTTAGVHNLLNFWMGESGYAPFLANLKAGDI